The Theileria orientalis strain Shintoku DNA, chromosome 2, complete genome genome has a window encoding:
- a CDS encoding calcium-dependent protein kinase → MGNCCRHIDATEVTVMARDENEITAEHEAGRDSQETHQEKKKSLNSDPDYLVPDISDVFFRNVTQPSEGKFKLVGNHENTENGVDSKKNTILRKLNNYPKISDIVLTKDLWRSRIQFSVKLASRYTVGSNAIGYGICGSVNHSVNRRTQKIYALKSLNTMASSKRKLTSVFNEVSIFTQLDHPNIAFMHETYDEGNVCHIVMEYCSGNELYDRLDTYKRFSEAYAIKMTFQMLLTLHYLHSNGVCHRDLKLENWVFANQEIDSLLKMIDFGFARVFEKGIPMGGMHGTVYYVDPEVIDGCYNEKCDIWSTGVIVYMMLSGSPPFNSGGDKEILWKIKKGTLKFEGVRWNSVSELGKDFIRYLLNRNGNERPSAEMALKHEWLKNEYAKYANYKISVELLMQIVKFSRKSPLHRAVIALSVLESDRNCPKEVYRTFFAINASKNGTISFQEFFATMNKHLNLSEEECAQIFNVIGFRNTPELSYTEFVTAVIEHYGTLDINMLSLVYKKLDVFGKGHVDLESFQHAIGREFGGESSEKIFRDTDLNGDGLIDFVERKHGNIIDNDDVVLRMSNKRNHSEGNETETASQLRIGKVRVEVRRCTVGVRGNKITPIGGN, encoded by the exons ATGGGTAACTGTTGCCGTCACATAGATGCAACAGAAGTAA CGGTAATGGCAAGGGATGAAAACGAAATAACTGCGGAACATGAAGCAGGCCGTGACTCGCAGGAAACACACcaggaaaagaagaagagccTGAATTCCGACCCGGACTATTTAGTCCCGGATATTTCAGACGTATTCTTCAGAAACGTAACGCAGCCCTCCGAAGGTAAATTCAAACTGGTAGGAAACCACGAAAATACCGAGAACGGCGTTGATTctaaaaaaaatacaattcTCCGCAAGCTAAACAACTACCCGAAGATATCGGACATCGTGCTCACGAAGGACCTGTGGAGAAGCAGGATTCAGTTCTCCGTAAAGCTGGCGTCGAGGTACACTGTGGGATCGAACGCAATAGGGTACGGAATCTGCGGCTCAGTGAACCACTCCGTTAACAGAAGAACGCAGAAGATATACGCACTGAAGTCGCTTAACACAATGGCCTCGTCAAAGCGGAAGCTGACGAGCGTGTTCAACGAGGTGTCGATCTTCACGCAGCTCGACCACCCGAATATCGCATTTATGCACGAGACGTACGACGAAGGGAACGTGTGCCACATCGTCATGGAGTACTGCTCAGGCAACGAGCTGTACGACAGACTGGACACGTACAAGCGTTTCAGCGAAGCCTACGCAATCAAGATGACCTTTCAAATGCTCCTGACGCTCCACTACCTGCACTCGAACGGAGTGTGCCACAGggacctgaagctggaaaACTGGGTCTTCGCAAACCAGGAAATCGACTCGCTGCTCAAGATGATCGACTTCGGCTTCGCGCGCGTGTTCGAAAAGGGGATACCGATGGGAGGAATGCACGGCACAGTGTACTACGTGGACCCGGAGGTGATCGACGGATGCTACAACGAAAAGTGCGACATCTGGTCGACCGGAGTGATCGTGTACATGATGCTCTCAGGCTCGCCACCATTCAACTCGGGCGGCGACAAGGAGATCCTCTGGAAGATTAAGAAGGGGACGCTGAAGTTCGAAGGAGTGCGCTGGAACTCAGTGTCTGAGCTGGGCAAGGACTTCATAAGGTACCTGCTCAACAGAAACGGGAACGAGCGGCCGTCGGCGGAGATGGCGCTGAAGCACGAGTGGCTGAAAAACGAGTACGCGAAGTACGCAAACTACAAAATCTCAGTGGAGCTGCTCATGCAGATAGTTAAGTTCTCAAGGAAGTCGCCTCTGCACAGAGCAGTGATAGCACTGAGCGTGCTCGAGAGCGACAGGAACTGCCCGAAGGAGGTATATCGCACGTTCTTCGCAATCAACGCCTCCAAAAACGGAACAATCTCATTCCAGGAGTTCTTCGCCACGATGAACAAGCACCTTAACCTGAGCGAGGAGGAGTGCGCGCAAATATTCAACGTGATCGGCTTCAGAAACACGCCAGAGCTGAGTTACACGGAGTTCGTGACGGCGGTGATCGAGCACTACGGCACGCTGGACATCAACATGCTGTCGCTGGTCtacaagaagctggacgTCTTCGGGAAGGGCCacgtggacctggagaGCTTCCAGCACGCGATAGGCAGGGAGTTCGGAGGAGAGAGCTCGGAGAAAATATTCAGGGATACGGACCTGAATGGCGACGGACTGATAGACTTTGTGGAG
- a CDS encoding small nuclear ribonucleoprotein, translating into MAGDSKPSGNADLRRFMEKRLDVHLNGSRHVVGVLRGYDTFMNIVLDNALEVVGEGQVELGVVVVRGNSILYWECLDKVHTR; encoded by the exons ATGGCTGGAGATTCTAAACCGTCAGGCAACGCGGACCTGCGAAGGTTCATGGAAAAAAGACTAGATG TTCACTTAAACGGGTCGAGGCACGTAGTGGGAGTATTGAGAGGATACGACACATTTATGAACATAGTGTTAGATAACGCACTGGAAGTAGTGGGAGAGGGACAAGTGGAGCTCGGAGTAGTCGTCGTCAGAGGGAACTCAATACTCTATTGGGAGTGCCTGGATAAAGTGCACACGCGAtaa